A single window of Salvia splendens isolate huo1 chromosome 8, SspV2, whole genome shotgun sequence DNA harbors:
- the LOC121745339 gene encoding phototropin-1-like isoform X2: protein MEGNKPLIPPLPRDPRGSLEVFNPSPAAPPPSNPVFRQAPSWKSWSSNPEPESEKPSFASNPDGVTSWMALKDTAAPPPPPKALGKILNEHAEKGAAVGAAAQRAAEWGLVLKTDEETGKPQGVKVRNSGDEKGNTRRDSNNSIRSSGDQSDDGGGKERGFPRVSEDLKDALSTFQQTFVVSDATKPDAPIMYASAGFFKMTGYTSKEVVGRNCRFLQGKETDPEDVAKIREALETGTSYCGRLLNYKKDGTPFWNLLTITPIKDETGKVLKYIGMQVEVSKHTEGIREKTTRPNGLPESLIRYDARQKEMATSSVTELVEAVKRPRPRALSESTNRPFIRKSGDHEIFDAPTRRSSDDKPPPVRRHSHAGTRTSMQKINELPEKPQKKNSRRSFMGILKKGRRSSTEDLEPVFNDEEEKENGYSSESEDEGRPDSVDDKVRKKEMRKGIDLATTLERIEKNFVITDPRLPDNPIIFASDSFLELTEYSREEILGRNCRFLQGPETDPSTVRKIRDAIDNQREVTVQLINYTKSGKKFWNLFHLQPMRDQKGEVQYFIGVQLDGSQHVEPLHNCIPEATATESAVLVKETAANVDDAVRELPDANAKPEDLWKNHSKVVHPKPHRKDSPSWQAIQKILDSGEEIGLKHFKPVKPLGAGDTGSVHLVELCGTGQYFAMKAMDKGMMLNRNKVHRACAEREILDMLDHPFLPALYASFQTKTHICLITDYCPGGELFLVLDRQPTKVLKEDAARFYAAEVIVALEYLHCQGIIYRDLKPENVLLQDNGHVALTDFDLSCLTSCKPQLLIPEINEKKRSQKGQQPPIFMAEPMRASNSFVGTEEYIAPEIITGAGHTSAVDWWALGILLYEMLYGYTPFRGKTRQKTFANILHKDLKFPRSKEVSLQGKQLMYRLLHRDPKNRLGSREGANEVKQHPFFRGINWALVRCMSPPTLDAPLFEEKETVDPGLDDLQKNVF, encoded by the exons ATGGAAGGCAACAAGCCCTTAATCCCACCGCTCCCAAGAGACCCCCGCGGCTCCCTCGAAGTCTTTAATCCCTCCCCCGCCGCGCCACCGCCGTCAAATCCCGTTTTCCGTCAGGCTCCGTCGTGGAAGAGCTGGTCCAGCAACCCGGAGCCCGAGTCGGAGAAGCCAAGCTTCGCGTCGAATCCCGACGGCGTCACCTCATGGATGGCGCTCAAGGACACGGCtgcgccgccaccgccgccgaaGGCGTTAGGCAAGATATTGAATGAGCATGCGGAGAAGGGGGCCGCCGTCGGAGCGGCGGCGCAGAGGGCTGCGGAGTGGGGATTGGTGCTGAAGACGGATGAGGAGACCGGGAAGCCGCAGGGAGTGAAGGTGAGAAACTCCGGCGACGAGAAGGGGAACACGCGGAGGGATTCCAATAATTCTATCCGAAGCTCCGGCGACCAGTCCGATGATGGGGGAGGGAAAGAGAGGGGTTTTCCGCGAGTTTCTGAAGATCTGAAAGATGCATTGTCCACGTTTCAACAGACGTTCGTGGTGTCGGATGCGACCAAACCCGACGCCCCCATCATGTATGCGAGCGCCGGGTTTTTCAAGATGACCGGCTACACTTCTAAGGAAGTTGTAGGCCGGAATtg TCGGTTTTTGCAGGGGAAGGAGACGGACCCGGAGGATGTTGCGAAGATTAGGGAGGCCTTAGAGACGGGGACGAGCTACTGCGGGAGGTTGCTCAACTACAAGAAGGATGGCACTCCCTTTTGGAATCTTCTCACTATCACACCAATCAAAGATGAAACCGGAAAAGTCCTCAAATATATCGG AATGCAAGTGGAAGTGAGCAAGCACACAGAAGGAATCAGGGAGAAAACGACCCGGCCCAATGGGCTTCCCGAATCATTGATCCGTTACGATG CTCGACAGAAAGAGATGGCGACGAGTTCAGTCACAGAGCTAGTTGAAGCAGTGAAGAGGCCTCGACCAAGAGCTCTCAGCGAGTCCACCAACCGCCCCTTCATCCGCAAATCCGGAGACCACGAAATCTTCGACGCCCCAACCCGCCGGAGCTCCGACGACAAGCCGCCGCCTGTCCGCCGCCACTCGCATGCTGGCACTCGAACCTCCATGCAAAAGATCAACGAGCTTCCCGAAAAGCCTCAGAAGAAAAACTCCCGCAGATCGTTCATGGG GATTCTGAAGAAGGGGCGGCGCTCGAGCACTGAAGACCTTGAGCCGGTGTTCAATGACGAGGAGGAGAAAGAAAACGGTTACTCCTCGGAGAGTGAGGACGAGGGGAGGCCGGATAGCGTGGATGATAAAGtgaggaagaaggagatgaGAAAGGGTATCGATTTGGCCACCACTCTTGAACGTATAGAGAAAAACTTCGTCATCACTGATCCAAGGCTTCCTGATAATCCTATT ATTTTTGCTTCTGATAGTTTCTTGGAGTTGACAGAGTATAGCAGAGAAGAAATCTTGGGTAGAAACTGCAG ATTCCTTCAAGGGCCCGAAACTGACCCGTCGACAGTTAGGAAGATAAGAGACGCCATCGATAACCAGAGGGAGGTCACAGTCCAGCTCATCAACTACACTAAAAgtg GCAAAAAGTTCTGGAACTTGTTTCATCTGCAGCCTATGCGTGATCAAAAG GGAGAGGTGCAATATTTCATAGGAGTGCAGCTAGACGGAAGTCAACATGTCGAGCCGCTTCATAATTGTATTCCTGAGGCCACAGCAACAGAAAGTGCAGTACTG gTGAAAGAAACTGCTGCAAATGTTGATGATGCAGTCAGAGAGCTTCCAGATGCCAATGCG AAACCCGAGGACTTGTGGAAGAATCATTCGAAAGTTGTTCATCCAAAGCCTCATAGGAAGGACAGCCCTTCCTGGCAAGCTATTCAGAAG ATTCTAGACAGCGGGGAAGAGATAGGATTGAAACATTTTAAGCCCGTGAAACCACTAGGAGCCGGTGATACTGGAAG CGTGCATCTCGTAGAGCTATGTGGAACGGGGCAATACTTTGCAATGAAAGCAATGGACAAGGGCATGATGCTTAATAGAAACAAG GTGCACAGAGCTTGTGCGGAAAGGGAAATCCTAGACATGTTAGACCACCCTTTTCTTCCTGCTCTCTATGCTTCATTTCAG ACTAAAACTCATATCTGTTTGATTACTGATTACTGCCCCGGTGGAGAGCTCTTTCTTGTACTCGACAGGCAGCCTACGAAAGTGCTGAAAGAAGATGCTGCAAG ATTCTATGCTGCTGAAGTCATAGTGGCACTGGAGTATCTTCACTGTCAAG GCATAATCTACAGGGACTTAAAGCCGGAGAATGTCTTACTTCAAGATAACGGGCATGTTGCTCTCACGGACTTTGATTTGTCATGCTTGACATCTTGCAAGCCACAA CTTCTGATCCCAGAgataaatgaaaagaaaaggagTCAGAAAGGCCAACAGCCTCCCATCTTCATGGCTGAACCAATGAGAGCATCGAATTCTTTCGTTGGTACTGAAGAATACATAGCTCCG GAAATCATCACCGGCGCTGGCCATACCAGCGCAGTAGACTGGTGGGCACTTG GGATTCTTTTATACGAGATGCTGTATGGATACACCCCATTCAGGGGAAAGACGAGGCAGAAGACATTTGCCAACATTCTTCATAAGGACTTAAAGTTTCCAAGAAGCAAAGAG GTGAGTCTTCAAGGAAAGCAGTTGATGTATCGACTGCTGCATAGAGATCCGAAAAACAGACTAGGATCACGCGAAGGGGCTAATGAAGTTAAGCAGCATCCATTTTTCCGCGGGATAAATTGGGCTCTAGTTCGTTGCATG AGTCCTCCTACACTTGATGCCCCACTGTTTGAGGAGAAAGAAACGGTTGATCCCGGGCTCGATGATCTGCAGAAGAATGTGTTCTAA
- the LOC121745339 gene encoding phototropin-1-like isoform X1 has product MEGNKPLIPPLPRDPRGSLEVFNPSPAAPPPSNPVFRQAPSWKSWSSNPEPESEKPSFASNPDGVTSWMALKDTAAPPPPPKALGKILNEHAEKGAAVGAAAQRAAEWGLVLKTDEETGKPQGVKVRNSGDEKGNTRRDSNNSIRSSGDQSDDGGGKERGFPRVSEDLKDALSTFQQTFVVSDATKPDAPIMYASAGFFKMTGYTSKEVVGRNCRFLQGKETDPEDVAKIREALETGTSYCGRLLNYKKDGTPFWNLLTITPIKDETGKVLKYIGMQVEVSKHTEGIREKTTRPNGLPESLIRYDARQKEMATSSVTELVEAVKRPRPRALSESTNRPFIRKSGDHEIFDAPTRRSSDDKPPPVRRHSHAGTRTSMQKINELPEKPQKKNSRRSFMGILKKGRRSSTEDLEPVFNDEEEKENGYSSESEDEGRPDSVDDKVRKKEMRKGIDLATTLERIEKNFVITDPRLPDNPIIFASDSFLELTEYSREEILGRNCRFLQGPETDPSTVRKIRDAIDNQREVTVQLINYTKSGMYVCNKIRPYCIWSSVMSTFLMNSITGKKFWNLFHLQPMRDQKGEVQYFIGVQLDGSQHVEPLHNCIPEATATESAVLVKETAANVDDAVRELPDANAKPEDLWKNHSKVVHPKPHRKDSPSWQAIQKILDSGEEIGLKHFKPVKPLGAGDTGSVHLVELCGTGQYFAMKAMDKGMMLNRNKVHRACAEREILDMLDHPFLPALYASFQTKTHICLITDYCPGGELFLVLDRQPTKVLKEDAARFYAAEVIVALEYLHCQGIIYRDLKPENVLLQDNGHVALTDFDLSCLTSCKPQLLIPEINEKKRSQKGQQPPIFMAEPMRASNSFVGTEEYIAPEIITGAGHTSAVDWWALGILLYEMLYGYTPFRGKTRQKTFANILHKDLKFPRSKEVSLQGKQLMYRLLHRDPKNRLGSREGANEVKQHPFFRGINWALVRCMSPPTLDAPLFEEKETVDPGLDDLQKNVF; this is encoded by the exons ATGGAAGGCAACAAGCCCTTAATCCCACCGCTCCCAAGAGACCCCCGCGGCTCCCTCGAAGTCTTTAATCCCTCCCCCGCCGCGCCACCGCCGTCAAATCCCGTTTTCCGTCAGGCTCCGTCGTGGAAGAGCTGGTCCAGCAACCCGGAGCCCGAGTCGGAGAAGCCAAGCTTCGCGTCGAATCCCGACGGCGTCACCTCATGGATGGCGCTCAAGGACACGGCtgcgccgccaccgccgccgaaGGCGTTAGGCAAGATATTGAATGAGCATGCGGAGAAGGGGGCCGCCGTCGGAGCGGCGGCGCAGAGGGCTGCGGAGTGGGGATTGGTGCTGAAGACGGATGAGGAGACCGGGAAGCCGCAGGGAGTGAAGGTGAGAAACTCCGGCGACGAGAAGGGGAACACGCGGAGGGATTCCAATAATTCTATCCGAAGCTCCGGCGACCAGTCCGATGATGGGGGAGGGAAAGAGAGGGGTTTTCCGCGAGTTTCTGAAGATCTGAAAGATGCATTGTCCACGTTTCAACAGACGTTCGTGGTGTCGGATGCGACCAAACCCGACGCCCCCATCATGTATGCGAGCGCCGGGTTTTTCAAGATGACCGGCTACACTTCTAAGGAAGTTGTAGGCCGGAATtg TCGGTTTTTGCAGGGGAAGGAGACGGACCCGGAGGATGTTGCGAAGATTAGGGAGGCCTTAGAGACGGGGACGAGCTACTGCGGGAGGTTGCTCAACTACAAGAAGGATGGCACTCCCTTTTGGAATCTTCTCACTATCACACCAATCAAAGATGAAACCGGAAAAGTCCTCAAATATATCGG AATGCAAGTGGAAGTGAGCAAGCACACAGAAGGAATCAGGGAGAAAACGACCCGGCCCAATGGGCTTCCCGAATCATTGATCCGTTACGATG CTCGACAGAAAGAGATGGCGACGAGTTCAGTCACAGAGCTAGTTGAAGCAGTGAAGAGGCCTCGACCAAGAGCTCTCAGCGAGTCCACCAACCGCCCCTTCATCCGCAAATCCGGAGACCACGAAATCTTCGACGCCCCAACCCGCCGGAGCTCCGACGACAAGCCGCCGCCTGTCCGCCGCCACTCGCATGCTGGCACTCGAACCTCCATGCAAAAGATCAACGAGCTTCCCGAAAAGCCTCAGAAGAAAAACTCCCGCAGATCGTTCATGGG GATTCTGAAGAAGGGGCGGCGCTCGAGCACTGAAGACCTTGAGCCGGTGTTCAATGACGAGGAGGAGAAAGAAAACGGTTACTCCTCGGAGAGTGAGGACGAGGGGAGGCCGGATAGCGTGGATGATAAAGtgaggaagaaggagatgaGAAAGGGTATCGATTTGGCCACCACTCTTGAACGTATAGAGAAAAACTTCGTCATCACTGATCCAAGGCTTCCTGATAATCCTATT ATTTTTGCTTCTGATAGTTTCTTGGAGTTGACAGAGTATAGCAGAGAAGAAATCTTGGGTAGAAACTGCAG ATTCCTTCAAGGGCCCGAAACTGACCCGTCGACAGTTAGGAAGATAAGAGACGCCATCGATAACCAGAGGGAGGTCACAGTCCAGCTCATCAACTACACTAAAAgtggtatgtatgtatgtaaTAAGATTAGGCCTTACTGCATATGGAGTAGTGTTATGTCTACTTTTCTAATGAATTCAATCACAGGCAAAAAGTTCTGGAACTTGTTTCATCTGCAGCCTATGCGTGATCAAAAG GGAGAGGTGCAATATTTCATAGGAGTGCAGCTAGACGGAAGTCAACATGTCGAGCCGCTTCATAATTGTATTCCTGAGGCCACAGCAACAGAAAGTGCAGTACTG gTGAAAGAAACTGCTGCAAATGTTGATGATGCAGTCAGAGAGCTTCCAGATGCCAATGCG AAACCCGAGGACTTGTGGAAGAATCATTCGAAAGTTGTTCATCCAAAGCCTCATAGGAAGGACAGCCCTTCCTGGCAAGCTATTCAGAAG ATTCTAGACAGCGGGGAAGAGATAGGATTGAAACATTTTAAGCCCGTGAAACCACTAGGAGCCGGTGATACTGGAAG CGTGCATCTCGTAGAGCTATGTGGAACGGGGCAATACTTTGCAATGAAAGCAATGGACAAGGGCATGATGCTTAATAGAAACAAG GTGCACAGAGCTTGTGCGGAAAGGGAAATCCTAGACATGTTAGACCACCCTTTTCTTCCTGCTCTCTATGCTTCATTTCAG ACTAAAACTCATATCTGTTTGATTACTGATTACTGCCCCGGTGGAGAGCTCTTTCTTGTACTCGACAGGCAGCCTACGAAAGTGCTGAAAGAAGATGCTGCAAG ATTCTATGCTGCTGAAGTCATAGTGGCACTGGAGTATCTTCACTGTCAAG GCATAATCTACAGGGACTTAAAGCCGGAGAATGTCTTACTTCAAGATAACGGGCATGTTGCTCTCACGGACTTTGATTTGTCATGCTTGACATCTTGCAAGCCACAA CTTCTGATCCCAGAgataaatgaaaagaaaaggagTCAGAAAGGCCAACAGCCTCCCATCTTCATGGCTGAACCAATGAGAGCATCGAATTCTTTCGTTGGTACTGAAGAATACATAGCTCCG GAAATCATCACCGGCGCTGGCCATACCAGCGCAGTAGACTGGTGGGCACTTG GGATTCTTTTATACGAGATGCTGTATGGATACACCCCATTCAGGGGAAAGACGAGGCAGAAGACATTTGCCAACATTCTTCATAAGGACTTAAAGTTTCCAAGAAGCAAAGAG GTGAGTCTTCAAGGAAAGCAGTTGATGTATCGACTGCTGCATAGAGATCCGAAAAACAGACTAGGATCACGCGAAGGGGCTAATGAAGTTAAGCAGCATCCATTTTTCCGCGGGATAAATTGGGCTCTAGTTCGTTGCATG AGTCCTCCTACACTTGATGCCCCACTGTTTGAGGAGAAAGAAACGGTTGATCCCGGGCTCGATGATCTGCAGAAGAATGTGTTCTAA